In Nicotiana tabacum cultivar K326 chromosome 10, ASM71507v2, whole genome shotgun sequence, the DNA window gtagtatattatatggatcggactgcacgctgcagtagtatattatatggatcggactgcacgccgcagtagtatattatatggatcggactgcacgccgcagtagtatattatatggatcggactgcacgccgcagtagtatagcgcttgggctgaaggagcccctccggagtctgcacacccccagtgagcgcagtcgactattcttggatcgggctgcacgccgcagcagtatatatatatatatatatatatatatatatatatatatatatatggatcgggctgcgcgccgcaacagtatactatatggatcgggctgcacgccgcaacagtacaaatatgaattcggttatcgtgaggagtaaatgaaatgaatactggcttaaaggacttttaactgacttcttcattcagttgttgtttttgatattctcactattttaatatagaactgcgtagtgttttacgagttttctttccgtcagtcattatttattgctattactcactgagttggagtactcactttactccctgcactatGTGTGCAGATACAAGTATCCCGGAGGCATAGTTTGAGCTTTCTGCTGTTGTTCAGCTTATTCCggagtcatcgaggtagctgcatggcgtccgcaggacccgatttctccccttatcctctCTATTTTCTGCATTCTAGACAACTCTATGTATAGGTTGCTacacagacttgtattagaggctcttggctcgtgacaccagatcggtgggatttatattgatattttatggattttccGTACTGTTATCCATTACTACAGAGttataatcatgttaatttggcattaaatcctattaattggtaatgaattctatacaagggattgtgagtggcgaattggtcgggcttgcctagcatcgtgttgggcgccatcacgactggggattggggtcgtgacaatgtcTTTCTTTGTTAATGTGAACTTGCTATCATTTTGGGAATTGGTGAGGGAAAAGGACCAGAATGCTTCAAATGTGACCCTGCTGGTGGTTTTTGTGGTCATTAGTTATCTTCTGAGCTTAATTTCCTTTTCAAGGTAAAAACTGATTtgaatttgttcttgtttataACTAGCTTTCTGGTTTACTGCCTTCCACTATGATGGTTATAAGAAGGGTACTATCCTGGTTCATGAAGTTAACTGTGGCTGTTGCTCCTCGCCATTGTATCCTTATCAGCTTCATTCATGTATAAATGCATGTCAGACTAAGAAAATGGATAAGTTAAGATTTTCAAGCATAAATGTAGTTCTTTGCTATATCATCTATTTTATTACACAAATCTCAAATTTGGAAGGTTGCCTCATCTTTTAGATCCTAATTGACTATGATGCAAGTTGGTCAAGATTGGACCCTTTCGACTCTGTTACAGTCTGATCTATTGTGAAGTTAATGTAAATACATCTTAGGCATTGTTTGTTTAGACTGGAGAAGCTACACTAGAACCAATAACTcctttgaaaagaaaagaaaatttgaaaatgtttttcccttttcAATATATTTACTTTGACATTGATATTTATGTTAACAGGTTATACTAGATAATGAGGATTATTAATTGTTATTTCCTGTTAGCTGTAGCTgtagatctctctctctctctacacacacaatatatatatctGTTTTGCTGTTGTTATTGTTAAGTGGTTGGCATGTATATGTTTCTGGTTGTTCTCTGCCATTTTTATCACTCAGTATGTCGTAGATTATCTTTCTCATCTTCTATTTTTAGGTGGGAAAAATCCTGGTAGGGAGCACTTCCCATATGATAGGCCTTGAGCAACACGAATCCGGAAGCAACACGAATCCGGATTAGTCGGAGCTCTAATGCGGGTACAAAACAATGGTtggaaatcaaaaaagaaaaaggacccTCTTATGTTTAggtgaatttttgttttttggttgtATGCGCTTGATCTCCTGGGTGTTCGAGTAATGCCTTTTCCTCTTGTTTTTGTTCACTCTTTCCATTCACTATTATGTCGTGAGTAGTTCTTAATTTCTTATACTCATAGTAATGTTAGCCTGATTGAAATTTCAAATGTAACGCGGTCTTATGTGGGCAGAGATTGCACAACTATGCTGTCGAATTCGTCTACACCAACAGAGAATTGTTCACTTACCCTGACTTCAAGTTTATCTTAAGACAACTCTGTTCCTAGAACCATGCCTTCTGACTATTTTGGTACGACAAGAAGTTGTAAATCCTTACACAAATATACTTTGTTGCAAAACCATTCAATATGCTTCCCTTGCTGCCAAAACATCAAGTACAGTTGAGTTTACAACAATAGACATAAGCTAGTTGCACAGTTTTGCTGCTACAATTCTAAGAGTAgccaaaatttatttaaaatcCAATCTTGCATTCTCTTTTTGGGGCTTGCACTATCCTTGTTTATGACAAATGCGCCAGCTTAGCAGTATGCTTTGAGCAAGAACGAATTCAATTTTGGTATACactaaaaaagggcagcccggtgcacgtAAGCTCCTGCTATTCGCGGGGTccagggaagggccggaccataaAGGGTCtgttgtacgcaaccttacctgCATTTccgcaagaggctgtttccacggctcgaacccgtaacctcctcatcacatggcagcaactttaccagttttTGTATACACTAACAAAATCTCAAAACAGATAATTGCACAGTTGCTAGAACTGTTTCCTGCTACCAAGAGACAAGGCCTTCTTCAACAGTGCTTCGCGCCCAGGAAAACGACTTCCAGTATTTGATACAGAATGGTCTTTGTTGATTGTATTATAATCAGTATGATTCTCAGGATTCTGTAAATTTCTTATTCTTTCTGTCATAGTTGAAGATTGCAACCGCGAGCCAGAATCATTCTTTTTCCTCTGTAACCTTATCCGTTCCCGTCTTCTCTCCCTGCTGTCTTTTTCACCTTCTCCAGTTTCCTCCTCCTGAGCTGTTCCCTTTAAATTGGTGTTCTTAGTTGGAGAATCAGAAAGTCTTGGTATTCGACCGCCTTTGGATGTACCAAGTAATTCATAATCAATTTTGCTCCAACCCAACTTATCTTCATTGTCCCAACCAAATCTTGTGCTGATTTCCAGCAACTCAGAAACTGCACTCTGCGTGCTTGCTGAAACGTCCCCGTTCAGGAGATTCTGAGCAAACTCCCACTCAATTCGGTCCTTATACACAGAGTCAGAAAGGACTTCATCTGCGAGCTTGGCCCACTCTTCAAAATCGCGAGCTCGAAGATTTTTGGAAACCCATTTGAGGTATTTAGATGGGAGTGTACCCAGCATTTTACCTTTGTATTTTCCAAAATCTATCACTCTGTCTCGTGCTGGAATTTGTCTGGGACTAGTTGCTCTTGAACCTGCTGAAATTGTGAAAGAATTAATGCTCCTCCTCAAGGTCGAAGATTTCGAAGAAGGGAGAAAAGAAGAATAGGAACCTATCTGAAAACGTGAAATTGTAGAGAAGTAGACATTGAATGAGCGCTGTGGAATTGGATGAAAGTGAGGAAGATTCATGTCTGACTTTGGGAGAGACTGGCGgcgaaataataatccaaatttGGAGTGAGATATAGCAAACAGCTGGGAAACCAAGGGGAtgttttcttccttttattgTTCGTTAACTATGGAGTAAGAACCACAAAGGGTGTGGCGTAGAGGACGGTGTTGCTCCTAGTTAACCAAAAGGTTAATACTTGGTAATGAAATAATACTTGGTAGGTTTTCTCCCGATACGCGGCGCGAATTCGGATATAGTCGAACTTCAATACGGATACCAAACACCGGgtggaaaaacaaaagaaaaagactaTGGAGTAAGAAATGATATGTTAAAAGTAAATTTTAGAGAAATTTATATGTTACTTGAAGTGTAATACGAGTAATCCAGTAGTCtcaaattttattttacttttgtgACCTCGAAACTCGAATGATCAATAAATTGATAAAACTCGCTTATAGTTTGTTTGGATGGTTATCACCTATTGTATTGCATGGTCTTGTTATTTTAAatgcaatatttattttaattattaattaaattttattatatcaaTTTGATCGCATCGTTAGTCGTTATCTTATTTTTTTCTATCATCTTCTCCTTTCTCAttattaaataatcctattttatcTTTTACCCGACTTTTTTATATAAGTCTACCCAATAGCTTACTTTTTCTTTGTAATAGTATAATTTTATTCATTGTTgtgcgtgatatcatgaaacgacaTCAAATGATACAATCTGTACAAATGTTATATTCATCAAAACAATACAAcacaatataatacaatatgaTACATTATACAACGATATacaacaaccatccaaacaagctatttaatcaactttttcttttctctttcaattttaccatatatagttattaattcttg includes these proteins:
- the LOC107788870 gene encoding uncharacterized protein LOC107788870, which encodes MNLPHFHPIPQRSFNVYFSTISRFQIGSRATSPRQIPARDRVIDFGKYKGKMLGTLPSKYLKWVSKNLRARDFEEWAKLADEVLSDSVYKDRIEWEFAQNLLNGDVSASTQSAVSELLEISTRFGWDNEDKLGWSKIDYELLGTSKGGRIPRLSDSPTKNTNLKGTAQEEETGEGEKDSRERRRERIRLQRKKNDSGSRLQSSTMTERIRNLQNPENHTDYNTINKDHSVSNTGSRFPGREALLKKALSLGSRKQF